One Kwoniella dejecticola CBS 10117 chromosome 11, complete sequence DNA segment encodes these proteins:
- a CDS encoding 40S ribosomal protein eS25 produces the protein MPPQVKSKAQKAAAAMAGSKAGKKKKWSKGKVKDKANNAVVLDKAVYDRILKEVPTYKLISQSVLIDRMKINGSLARRAIAFLEKEGQIKRVVHHHAQLIYTRATAAKE, from the exons ATGCCTcctcaagtcaagtcaaaggCCCAAAAGGCCGCTGCCGCCATGGCCGGTTCCAAAGCCGG taagaagaagaagtggtCCAAGGGTAAGGTGAAGGACAAGGCCAACAACGCCGTCGTCTTGGACAAAGCCGTCTA CGACCGAATCCTGAAGGAAGTCCCCACATACAAGCTCATCTCCCAATCCGTCCTTATCGACCGAATGAAGATCAACGGTTCCCTCGCCCGACGAGCCATTGCCTTCCTCGAAAAAGAAGGTCAGATCAAGCGAGTCGTCCACCACCACGCTCAATTGATCTACACCCGAGCTACCGCCGCCAAGGAGTAA